The segment AAAATGGTATTAGTGAAGGGAAGTGGGGGGAAGTAGTCGGCTCCCATCGTTGTAAGATGATCATCCATCGTCCGTAATGGTATGGTCGTTTATCTAGGACCGCAAGCAAGTCAGTCTCCAGTTCAAACTGGAATTGGAAGAGCCCCTGTCCGAGGTCTGCTCCAACTATCTTTCTTTCTGTCTTCCAGTGCTCTGAGAAAAACGCAATGACTGCCCACACTTTCTGCGCCGAGGGGTTTGTAACTCTCCCGATGAGTGTGAGAGCATGCTTGTGCGTAAGATAGGCATTCTCAGTTTCCTCTACTTGGATTCTTCCCGTTCTTGGAGCTTGGTACAAATCTGTGGCGATCTTTTTCCCTTTTGCCGCCGCTGACAATCTTCTAGCTTCCATGCTTGTCGGCGACCTTCTTTAAATCTTCAGTCCCACGTTACctcttttgatatttcttaaaGAAGCTTACTCTGGTAGATCTGGTAATAAATGCAGCAGTTTCACCGGTCTCTCTCCCAAAATCTTTATAAAAGCCACCTTTTTTAAATTGAGCTGTAGAGAGTGACAAATAGAGAGCAACGGAGCCCCGTTATCAAATCGTATACTTTGCAAATTGAGCTGTAGTAGGTAACGGAATCCCGTTTATCTCCTTCGACCGTAAGCGAACATCTTTAAGCAGAGGTCCTTTTTTGCAGGTGATGATCCTTTGAGCCTCCTTTGGGTGAGTTTAGGGTTTTCAGGTCCATTGCTGAGTCGGAAAGAGCTTTTCCGATGGTCTTCACGGTGGCGACGGTCCCTCCGACACGGTCGGGGGAAGAACCCGGTGTGTAATCTGTCAGAGCCTGCTTTTAACCAAAGGTTATTGCTAAAAGGGGCGACAATTTGAATTAGACACCGAACGTACTGATGGTCTAAAGCAAGTCTTCAGACAGAGGTACTTTCCACGCGCGGATAAAGACCTTTCTCGACAACGTCGTCAGGGAGAGAAAAAAGTCTACGGGTTGCCTCTACGAGTTTctatctttcttttcttcctaCATTATACTATCTAACTAGGAGTTTTCCTCCTACAAATTATCCTACATTATACTATCTAACTAGGAGTTTTCCTCATGTACCATGCGCAGACAGAATAATTTTAAACTAGTGATATGCACCGATGCAAACTTAGTATTTGGAGTAAGAAAAACTATTTCACTTATTTCGTTGTCTTACGAGTGCTTTATCATCAGTGAAGGTCAGAAAACTTCTATCCACTTGAAATGAATCTAATTCATAGTTTGATGTAACAAAAGCTTGAGGAATCCATTAACAATGTGCATACATACCAAAACTCATGCATACAAGTTCATCTATAAATATGGAACCTTGGCTCTCAGAATTCACCAAGGCAGAGAaacaataaagaaaaagaagaaaacaacactttgcaaaaaaaaaaaaaaaaaaacattttacagGTGAAAACGATGGCGTCTGAGGAAATGAAGTCAAAAGAGTACATGAGCCAAAAGATGCCCCGAGAAGTCTTGACTCTGAATCAGATTATGAACAGTCCTGATTATGAAGGAACCACCATGTTTgtccaaaaaacaaaaaagaaccACCATTTCTACTCCAGGTTACTCTCAACTGTTTAGCCGCAGCATCTCGGGAGAATCGTCCGGATTTGATACCCGACCCTATAGCGGGCCTACCTTGAGGGCCAAGAAATCTGGATGTGGCAATGGCTACAGCAGCGAAAATTACCCGCGTTActaaacttatatatttaagtTTTCACCTGCAAAATGAAGTTTTTTAAGTTCGAACTTCAAACTTAAGATCAATACTCTTGAAaaccatgatttttttttttttaaccattgGGTAACACATTACATCTCCACTGATAAGGTTTCCACGATGAAACTCTCCCTGAAACACTTGGATCATCGTACGGTTCTGCATGTACGACATTTTCGATGGATAAGCTCTTTTCGCAGTAGACAACCACAACAAACGGCTCTACCTACAATACTTTGGAACCTCTGATAAGCCTCGTATCATATAATTTGCAAGAAATTGCATGGTATAGGAATCAAACACCAAACCTAAGTGTAAAAacttttaaaccttaaccagtaAATTACGGTCATACCCGATCCGACACCATGTGGCACCTAAAGCTCAAAAACTTTCAATccatcaataaaatatatagcGTAACACAAGTTATAACACCAACCACTACACCACTGTCATTTTAGCTAAACTCATGcccctaaaatatataacataattttgGCGTCTAAAGTAATAAAGATTTTACCTGCTTTAGCGCAGGGTCCTGATTACGGTGCTTCCACATGAgtctttaatttatactattcatttttatcttatttgttTTCGATTTCCTTTTTTAGATGGGCAGATGGGTTGGAGTTGGACTACGTAAACGGAGAGATGAAGACAGACCAATTAGCTAAAGGGCCATATAAATTAAGTAGTATGTATATATGAATGGTAAAATAAGAATCCAAGGATGGATGCCTCgtgaaaatattaataatgagATTGTCTCATTATTATCAATATCATGCGGTTTCTTTGCAAAGCAACTATGGAATGATAATTCTACAATATCTCTTTACCTACTTATATTATTTCAAACGATAGTGACgttaaagaaaaattaaaggagggaaaatatattttagcataaataatagtgcaatattaaaaaataaaacttgggGATAAACTTTCACAGTTTTTACACTGTAACTGAGCGATGAGATAAATATGAATCAAACAATGAATCTTGGACAACTATATCTGAGAACCAATTCTGAAATAGACATCCAAATTAGGCGAAAAGAAAATGCCATTCGAATAGATTCAATTATAGATAACTTTAAACTAAGAATAGGAATAAGTTCAAGATAAATACAAGCACTAACAAATGGAGTATGTTCGAATTCAAGTAAGCCGTAAGAAATTCTCATTGTATATATAGATATCTACAACTCACTCCAAACCCCACACACAATACAAATATAATCATAAAACTCACCTCTTCCCAGATGCAGTACTACGAAACCCGTGCGAAAGAATACTACGATGTGGCTCAAGGTCAGAGCCGCCAGAGCTATGGCCAGAACCACCAGGGATATGGACAGAGCCAAAGTCGCCCAGTATATGGGCATAGTCCGACTCTGAACTACCGTAGCCACGGTGGGTTTCTTGATGGGTTATTCAAGGGTAAAAATGGTCAAAAGGGTCAGAACGGCTTAGGGTCGTTTATAGGGAAACACAAGAACCAAGATACTAACAAGGACCATGAACATGGGAAGCTCTTAGGACAGCACGAGAAGAAAACTCAAGAGACAAACAAAGGTGTTAATGGCCTAGGAATGTTTATAAACTGTGGAGAGAAAAAACTTAAGAAGCAAAATgagcacaagaagaagaagaagaacaaggaTGGGCATGCCAGTGGCAATGAGAGTGGAAGCAGCAGCGGTAGCGACAGCGACTAAATCAAATACTTCCATAAACATGATGCTTCTAAGGGAtactatataaactataaagtaACTAGAcgtattattttgaataaaaagcCACTTAGGTGGTTGTTGTCTCTGTGTCCCAAATAGTTTCACTACTACGAATATACTTTAATGCATTTGTTTCAAATCCAATTGAGAAGACTAGAGATCATATAACACATGTCAATTACCAAGAAAATTAGAAGTCAAATTCAAAACAATTGATTCATATTTCATGATTTTTTACCAAGGATAAACATAAATTTTACTCGTGATGCGGTCATTTCATAATCATATATCCTTTTGTGTGTATCACATTTGAGAAAATTTGAACAATctcatattaatatatgttggagTAAGCTTGAAGTAACTTGAGATTGAAGCTACCTAATCCTATTGAGTTATGGAAATCTATAAGGATTAGGAAATATTGAAATATGTTAAACCTATTGTGTTTAGGAAACTTTGATTCCTATATATAAGAAGATGTCAAGATGTGACATAGCTTATGAGTTTTAGGTTATTGATTTGATATTGTGATTGTGATCTGAATTGAGTGAATAAGAGAAGGACTTCTTATTAAACTTGTTTGTGTGattctatatttggtatcagagcaagcAGGTTCTAAAGATTGATCATGAGTGATAACAAGGATGAGATCGTAGCACACAAAGACACCGGCATGGCGCACAAAGACAACGGCCCTGCTTCCATCAAATTTCCGATGTTAACTTCTTCAAACTATACTGTCTGGGCTATGAGAATGAAGGTGGCACTTAAGGTCAGTGAGGTATGGGAAACAATTGACCCGGGATCCAAGGATGAGAAGAAGAACAATATGGCTATAGCGTTTCTATTTCAATCCATACCCGAAGCTCTAATCTTGCAAGTTGGAGACATTGATACAGCAAAGGGAGTTTGGGATGCAATAAAGGCAAGACATGTTGGAGCTGAGAGGGTCAAAGAAGCTAGACTACAAACCCTAATAGCAGAATTCGATAGACTCAAGATGAAAGAAGAAGATACAATAGATCTCTTTGTTGGGAAACTATCTGAAATCTCATCAAAATCTGCATCACTAGGCGAGACCATTGAAGAATCCAAACTCGTGAAAAAGTTTCTAAAGACCTTGCCAAGGaagaaatatatacatattgtgGCCTCTCTTGAACAAGTTCTTGATCTCAACACAACGAGCTTCGAAGACATAGTCGGTAGATTGAAAGCGTATGAAGAACGGAtcgctgaagaagaagaagaaacacatGACGAAGGGAAACTGATGTATGGTGATACAAGCCAAGATAGTTATGGAGGAAACTATAGTGGAGGACGAGGACGAGGTCGAAGCGGTCGTTCTCAATGGAGAGGAAGAGGTCGTGGTCGCACTGGATCAACGTTTCAAAGTCAGCGAGATGCATATAGACAGCGTCAAAACGGAGATGCGTCACACATAACCTGTTTCAAGTGTGACAAACAGGGTCATTACGCTAATGATTGTCCGGACAAAGTGCTAAACTCCAAGAGACGGCtgaaaagaaagatgaagacaCCCAAGATGCTGATGAATTAATGGTACACGAAGTAGTCTACCTCAACGAGAATAAAGTAAACCCTACTAGCTTTGAGGCTGATCTTGATGCAGAGAACGTGTGGTATCTTGACAACGGTGCTAGTAACCATATGTGTGGGAACCGCCTGTTCTTTTACAAACTTGACGAGACCATCACCGGTAAAGTAAGATTTGGAGACGACTCTCGGATCGACATACAAGGAAAGGGCTCAATCTGTTTTGTTCTTAAGGAAGGCGAGAAGAAAATCTTGAATAACGTCTACTATATACCAGGATTAAGAAGCAACATTATTAGTTTGGGACAGGCTACTGAAGTGGGTTGCGAAGTCAGTATGAAAGACAAGACACTGATGCTATATGACAGATACGGAAGCTTGATGGTTAGTACTACACGATCAAGAAACAGACTATACAAGGTCAGTTTGGAGGTCGATCGTATGTACTGTCTACAAATAACTGAAGCCACACAAACATCTGTATGGCACTCACGACTTGGCCATGTAAACA is part of the Brassica rapa cultivar Chiifu-401-42 chromosome A09, CAAS_Brap_v3.01, whole genome shotgun sequence genome and harbors:
- the LOC103838207 gene encoding uncharacterized protein LOC103838207, with translation MQYYETRAKEYYDVAQGQSRQSYGQNHQGYGQSQSRPVYGHSPTLNYRSHGGFLDGLFKGKNGQKGQNGLGSFIGKHKNQDTNKDHEHGKLLGQHEKKTQETNKGVNGLGMFINCGEKKLKKQNEHKKKKKNKDGHASGNESGSSSGSDSD